From Streptomyces sp. TLI_105, the proteins below share one genomic window:
- a CDS encoding excisionase family DNA-binding protein, whose protein sequence is MTDRLLTVGQAAELLGTTERFPRRLIAERRIAFVKVGRHVRIPERALEEFVIAHTVQPITTRRRFAAVA, encoded by the coding sequence ATGACAGACCGACTGCTGACCGTTGGCCAGGCTGCCGAACTCCTCGGCACCACCGAGAGGTTTCCGCGTCGGCTCATCGCCGAGCGCCGGATTGCCTTCGTCAAGGTGGGACGGCATGTCCGCATTCCTGAGCGGGCCTTGGAGGAATTCGTCATCGCCCACACCGTCCAGCCGATCACCACTCGTCGCCGATTCGCGGCGGTGGCCTGA
- the repSA gene encoding replication initiator protein RepSA produces MMTDSAASSAGLDTATLSDMLRVAGSPGFDRWREQIHRTGGCSHPIHLTGWTLTRDKTTGETLHRYSTDTEPGGRLRIACGNRRASRCPACAWTYAGDTYHLIRAGLAGDNVRNIPATVREHPRVFLTLTAPSFGPVHNRPGTRPCRCGALHAEGDPALGTPLDPESYDYAAAVLFNNHAGQLWQRFTTRLRREIAAAASLTQRELKAVARISYGKVAEFQKRGAVHFHAVVRIDGPDGPDSPPPAWATTEHLANAIRAAATHAYTTVTVPAVGDQPTRRLRWGTQLDIRPVKAFGDGSDITEQAVASYIAKYATKAAETTGSLDRRIGNREALVLLGVPDHTRRLVEACFDLDPLYPDRRLLAWAHMLGFRGHFSTKSRQYSTTLGELRQTRADYRAEQERTARGLDDIEPDSVLVLTSWTYAGQGHTPGEAALAASIARDIQLNRETAREALRDHLALEGAPA; encoded by the coding sequence ATGATGACCGACTCGGCCGCCTCGTCGGCGGGATTGGACACGGCCACCCTGAGCGACATGCTCCGCGTGGCCGGGTCCCCCGGCTTCGACCGTTGGCGCGAGCAGATCCACCGCACCGGCGGCTGCTCCCACCCCATCCACCTCACCGGCTGGACCCTCACCCGGGACAAGACGACCGGCGAGACCCTCCACCGCTACTCCACCGACACTGAACCGGGCGGACGGCTCCGCATCGCCTGCGGCAACCGCCGGGCCTCTCGCTGCCCCGCCTGCGCGTGGACCTACGCAGGCGACACCTACCACCTCATCCGCGCCGGCCTCGCCGGAGACAACGTCCGGAACATCCCCGCCACCGTCCGCGAGCACCCCCGCGTCTTCCTCACCCTCACCGCCCCGTCCTTCGGACCGGTCCACAACCGCCCCGGCACCCGGCCCTGCCGCTGCGGGGCCCTGCACGCCGAGGGCGACCCGGCCCTCGGCACGCCGCTCGACCCCGAGTCGTACGACTACGCCGCCGCCGTTCTCTTCAACAACCACGCCGGGCAGCTCTGGCAGCGGTTCACCACTCGCCTCCGCCGGGAGATCGCCGCCGCGGCCAGCCTCACGCAGAGGGAGCTGAAGGCGGTCGCCCGGATCTCGTACGGGAAGGTCGCCGAGTTCCAGAAGCGGGGCGCCGTCCACTTTCACGCCGTCGTCCGCATCGACGGCCCGGACGGCCCCGACTCGCCGCCGCCGGCGTGGGCCACCACCGAACACCTCGCTAACGCCATCCGCGCCGCCGCCACCCACGCGTACACGACCGTCACCGTCCCCGCCGTCGGCGACCAGCCCACCCGCCGCCTCCGCTGGGGCACCCAACTCGACATCCGCCCCGTCAAAGCCTTCGGAGACGGCTCCGACATCACCGAACAGGCCGTCGCCTCCTACATCGCCAAGTACGCCACCAAGGCCGCTGAGACCACCGGCAGTCTCGATCGCCGCATCGGCAACCGGGAGGCTCTAGTCCTCCTCGGCGTCCCCGACCACACCCGGCGCCTCGTCGAAGCCTGCTTTGACCTCGACCCGCTCTACCCGGATCGTCGACTCCTGGCCTGGGCCCACATGCTCGGCTTCCGCGGCCACTTCTCCACCAAGTCCCGCCAGTACTCCACCACCCTCGGCGAACTCCGCCAGACCCGCGCCGACTACCGCGCCGAACAGGAACGCACCGCCCGCGGCCTCGACGACATCGAGCCGGACAGCGTCCTCGTCCTCACCTCCTGGACCTACGCCGGCCAGGGCCACACCCCTGGAGAGGCCGCCCTCGCAGCCTCCATTGCCCGGGACATCCAGCTCAACCGTGAGACCGCCCGCGAAGCCCTCCGCGACCATCTCGCCCTGGAAGGAGCACCCGCATGA
- a CDS encoding SpdD-like protein has product MFRTRIPVNPLPTGIVSPLVQPTATGDIEPRHTAPAPVCNHHHAPASAQSPAVRLTPAGLAVVVAGGTGAVLVVGAVLVSMLLAVAITAASVAVCALVLRSLLNSQQRRR; this is encoded by the coding sequence ATGTTCCGGACGCGCATCCCGGTCAACCCGCTCCCGACCGGCATCGTCAGCCCGCTCGTCCAGCCGACCGCCACGGGTGACATCGAGCCCCGCCACACCGCCCCCGCTCCGGTCTGCAACCACCACCACGCCCCCGCCTCGGCACAGTCCCCGGCCGTGCGCCTTACCCCGGCCGGCCTGGCCGTGGTCGTCGCCGGCGGCACCGGTGCCGTCCTGGTCGTCGGCGCGGTCCTGGTCTCCATGCTGCTCGCCGTCGCCATCACCGCCGCCTCGGTCGCCGTCTGCGCCCTCGTCCTGCGCTCTCTCCTCAACAGCCAGCAGCGGCGCCGCTAG
- a CDS encoding mobile element transfer protein — MAPRDHFHSVMRIGPVQIGTRRDRHGRTKYTAVCTADGCGWSTEYSSSSAAQLAARTHRCKPR, encoded by the coding sequence ATGGCCCCTCGCGATCACTTCCACTCCGTGATGCGGATCGGTCCGGTGCAGATCGGCACCCGCCGCGACCGCCACGGCCGCACTAAGTACACCGCCGTGTGTACGGCCGACGGCTGCGGCTGGTCCACCGAGTACTCCAGCTCCTCGGCCGCCCAGCTCGCCGCCCGCACCCACCGCTGCAAGCCCCGCTGA